One Epinephelus moara isolate mb chromosome 20, YSFRI_EMoa_1.0, whole genome shotgun sequence genomic window carries:
- the fjx1 gene encoding four-jointed box protein 1 has translation MRAVSANLFALLFLCALASVFYVWSALESRLERHKRRFSVPGGGSFHQGLPADLSAKTFRALLAVPAAQRPHLGGRLEARNLTDLAASAGNRDYHVNGDNKRSALREGPVKLGSPVEDGIFWSDWLEDLLPVGFTEEYARAWRERARTYRIVKLEPGCGRISNQLATFADGTRACVRYGINADQVQGETLTYYLASLLGITNLPPLILSQVNSDSEQWAAVRSRIGGLQWSDRAVVSLTAWVSNLTGVVTPAPLRQESSGLHPVLVELWNKTTAELLELMQWTDLIIFDYLTANFDRLVSNLFSLQWDSRVMERDTNNLLKTPRGDLVFIDNEAGLVHGYRVLNMWEKYHNTVLGSVCVFRKRTMQRVAELHRRRDARKRLLELYRDSEPLSLELGFLSDEHAGVLQDRIDRLHKHILHCKGKYSQL, from the coding sequence ATGAGGGCTGTTTCAGCAAACTTGTTCGCTCTTCTTTTCCTGTGCGCCCTTGCGAGTGTTTTCTACGTGTGGAGCGCACTGGAGAGCCGCTTGGAGCGACACAAACGGAGGTTCTCTGTACCGGGCGGTGGGTCTTTTCACCAAGGTCTCCCAGCGGACCTCTCCGCCAAAACTTTCCGGGCATTGCTCGCTGTCCCAGCGGCACAAAGACCGCACTTGGGGGGCAGACTTGAGGCTCGCAACCTCACTGATCTAGCTGCCTCTGCAGGAAATCGAGATTACCATGTGAATGGGGATAACAAGAGGTCAGCGCTGCGGGAGGGCCCGGTCAAGTTGGGCTCCCCGGTGGAGGATGGGATATTTTGGAGTGATTGGCTGGAAGATCTCCTCCCTGTGGGCTTCACGGAGGAATATGCTCGGGCTTGGCGAGAGAGAGCCAGGACGTACAGGATAGTGAAGCTGGAGCCTGGATGCGGCAGGATATCTAATCAGCTCGCTACTTTTGCAGATGGGACCAGAGCATGTGTGCGTTACGGGATAAACGCGGATCAGGTGCAAGGGGAAACTTTGACGTATTACCTTGCCAGTTTGCTAGGCATCACGAACCTGCCTCCCCTCATACTGTCCCAAGTGAACAGTGACAGTGAACAATGGGCGGCCGTGAGGTCGCGGATAGGTGGGTTACAGTGGAGCGATCGAGCCGTGGTGTCTCTAACTGCGTGGGTCTCCAACCTGACCGGGGTGGTCACACCTGCGCCGCTCAGGCAGGAGAGCAGCGGGCTGCATCCTGTGCTCGTGGAGCTCTGGAACAAGACGACGGCGGAGCTGCTGGAGCTAATGCAGTGGACCGACCTCATCATATTCGACTACCTGACTGCAAACTTCGACAGACTCGTCAGCAATCTGTTCAGCCTGCAGTGGGACTCGCGCGTAATGGAGAGGGACACCAACAACCTCCTCAAAACGCCCCGTGGTGACCTTGTGTTCATAGACAACGAGGCCGGACTCGTGCACGGCTACCGGGTGTTGAACATGTGGGAGAAGTATCACAATACAGTGCTGGgctccgtgtgtgtgttcagaaaaaggaccATGCAGCGCGTGGCGGAGCTGCACAGGCGCAGAGACGCCAGGAAAAGGCTGCTGGAGCTCTACAGAGACAGCGAGCCTTTGTCTCTGGAATTAGGATTTCTCTCAGACGAGCACGCCGGTGTTCTCCAGGACAGGATAGACAgattacacaaacacattttgcatTGCAAAGGAAAGTACAGCCAGCTGTGA